One Nesterenkonia populi DNA window includes the following coding sequences:
- the pepN gene encoding aminopeptidase N, giving the protein MTQTPETPGETTAERTSAQLDDDNLTRQEAAERTAAVNVQSVTAHLDLSEVERPGATTFPVRAALQVTYDPQASEQTPFLDYLGASVEGLSINGEERDVASAAGGARILLEGLTAGENTIEVRGTSRYSRSGEGLHRYEDPDGSVYLYSQCESADARRIIPVFDQPSLKARFGFTVTGPESWLLRSNSPETGREPAGEGLAAVTFAETAVMSSYLIAFVAGPYHEVTQQWTHPERDLTLELTLLVRKAMAEHLDAENLFTITKQGLDFFHTEFGYPYPWGGAEPAEDGSAVGKYEQVFVPEYNAGAMENPGLVVFTERLIFDTAATEAQHELRANVIMHEMAHMWFGDLVTMHWWDDLWLKESFADYMGSLAVDEATDFETAWVAFANGRKAWAYVQDQLPTTHPIVADIPDLQAAHQNFDGITYAKGASVLKQLAAYAGRDAFRQAAQRYFARHAFGNTGLNDFLSVLEETTGKDMHAWSEAWLQTAGIPVLEVEVAEDAVNIRQTGIDPTTGGQIARPHVVEVGLYVLDDEGRLSLHSSAPLELTADAEGGLTPVPGLVVPEGQPRLILPNEQDLTYAKLSLDPESVAAALTLPLNDPLARATVWASMWSMVRDGELPAPEFIKAVSELGLQIPEAAVVSTLLRQADAAAQRYTPAAHQHDVETRFAARLAEALSQENGGDAQLAAARTLASLSLRHASQLDLLAGLLDGSAVDFGISGLEVDEQLRWAFLQALAAHGRVEKDQLDAELEAKKTTRGAIAHRMALAARPGQKIKDAGLQQALTGQDEDGQELSNDHLSAVIDGFTADPQGLTSGYESDYFEALNGVWSSMTLGNAGRVVRGLFPSVEHLEPGQAPAEHPAVSRTAAWLEENAEAPRALRRLILEEQDSLLRSLRAQANVGS; this is encoded by the coding sequence ATGACGCAGACCCCGGAAACCCCAGGTGAGACCACTGCCGAGCGGACCAGCGCCCAGCTGGACGACGACAATCTGACCCGCCAGGAGGCCGCCGAGCGCACCGCCGCGGTGAACGTCCAGTCGGTCACTGCGCACTTGGATCTCTCCGAGGTGGAGCGGCCCGGGGCCACCACCTTCCCCGTGCGAGCCGCCCTGCAGGTCACCTATGACCCGCAGGCGAGCGAGCAGACTCCGTTCCTCGACTACCTCGGCGCCTCTGTGGAGGGCCTGAGCATCAACGGCGAGGAGCGCGACGTCGCCTCCGCCGCGGGCGGCGCGAGAATCCTGCTGGAGGGACTCACCGCCGGGGAGAACACCATCGAGGTCCGCGGCACCTCCCGCTACTCCCGCTCCGGCGAGGGACTGCACCGGTACGAAGATCCCGACGGCAGCGTCTACCTGTACAGCCAGTGCGAGTCCGCCGACGCTCGGCGGATCATCCCGGTGTTCGACCAGCCGAGCCTGAAGGCCCGGTTCGGCTTCACCGTGACGGGCCCGGAGAGCTGGCTGCTGCGCTCCAACTCGCCTGAGACAGGCCGCGAGCCCGCCGGCGAAGGCCTGGCCGCCGTGACCTTCGCCGAGACCGCTGTGATGTCCAGCTACCTCATCGCGTTCGTCGCCGGGCCGTACCACGAGGTCACCCAGCAGTGGACCCACCCTGAGCGGGACCTTACCCTTGAGCTCACCCTGCTGGTCCGGAAGGCGATGGCAGAGCATCTTGACGCCGAGAACCTCTTCACCATCACCAAGCAGGGCCTGGACTTCTTCCACACCGAGTTCGGCTACCCCTACCCCTGGGGCGGGGCCGAGCCCGCTGAGGACGGCAGCGCCGTCGGCAAATACGAGCAGGTCTTCGTGCCCGAGTACAACGCCGGGGCCATGGAGAACCCAGGACTGGTGGTGTTCACCGAGCGGCTGATCTTCGACACTGCCGCCACTGAGGCCCAGCACGAGCTTCGTGCCAACGTGATCATGCACGAGATGGCGCACATGTGGTTCGGCGACCTGGTCACCATGCACTGGTGGGACGACCTGTGGCTCAAGGAGTCCTTCGCCGACTACATGGGCTCCCTCGCCGTGGACGAGGCCACCGACTTCGAGACCGCCTGGGTCGCCTTCGCCAACGGTCGCAAAGCCTGGGCGTACGTCCAGGACCAGCTGCCCACCACCCACCCGATCGTCGCGGACATCCCCGACCTGCAGGCCGCGCACCAGAACTTCGACGGGATCACCTACGCCAAGGGGGCCAGCGTGCTCAAGCAGCTGGCCGCCTACGCCGGGCGCGACGCGTTCCGGCAGGCCGCGCAGCGGTACTTCGCCCGCCACGCCTTCGGCAACACCGGGCTGAACGATTTCCTGAGCGTGCTTGAGGAGACCACCGGCAAGGACATGCACGCCTGGTCCGAGGCCTGGCTGCAGACCGCCGGGATCCCAGTGCTGGAGGTGGAGGTCGCTGAGGACGCTGTGAACATCCGGCAGACCGGCATCGACCCGACCACCGGCGGTCAGATCGCCCGCCCCCACGTGGTGGAGGTCGGCCTGTATGTCCTCGACGACGAGGGACGGCTCAGCCTGCACTCCTCCGCCCCGCTGGAGCTGACCGCTGACGCAGAGGGTGGGCTCACCCCAGTGCCCGGCCTGGTGGTGCCTGAGGGCCAGCCGCGCCTGATCCTGCCCAATGAGCAGGACCTCACCTACGCGAAGCTCAGCCTCGATCCCGAATCTGTGGCGGCGGCGCTGACCCTCCCGCTGAACGACCCCCTGGCCCGTGCCACCGTCTGGGCCTCCATGTGGTCCATGGTCCGCGACGGCGAACTCCCTGCACCGGAGTTCATCAAGGCCGTGTCCGAGCTCGGCCTGCAGATTCCCGAGGCGGCCGTGGTCTCCACTCTGCTGCGACAGGCCGACGCCGCCGCTCAGCGGTACACTCCGGCCGCCCACCAGCACGACGTCGAGACCCGCTTCGCCGCCCGACTGGCCGAGGCCCTCTCCCAGGAGAACGGAGGAGACGCTCAGCTGGCCGCGGCCCGCACTTTGGCCTCCCTGTCACTGCGGCACGCCTCCCAGCTGGACCTGCTCGCCGGACTGCTGGACGGCAGCGCCGTCGACTTCGGGATCAGCGGGCTGGAGGTGGACGAGCAGCTGCGCTGGGCGTTCCTGCAGGCCTTGGCGGCGCACGGCCGCGTGGAGAAGGATCAGCTGGACGCCGAGCTGGAGGCCAAGAAGACCACCCGCGGGGCGATCGCTCACCGGATGGCCCTGGCAGCCCGGCCTGGCCAGAAGATCAAGGACGCCGGCCTGCAGCAGGCGCTTACAGGCCAGGACGAGGACGGCCAGGAGCTCTCCAACGATCACCTCTCAGCGGTCATCGATGGCTTCACCGCGGACCCCCAGGGCCTCACCTCTGGCTACGAGTCCGATTATTTCGAGGCGCTGAACGGGGTGTGGAGCTCCATGACCCTGGGCAACGCCGGGCGCGTGGTGCGAGGGCTGTTCCCGTCAGTGGAGCACTTGGAGCCGGGCCAAGCTCCTGCTGAGCACCCGGCCGTCTCCCGCACTGCAGCTTGGCTGGAGGAGAACGCGGAGGCTCCGCGGGCGCTGCGCCGACTGATCCTCGAGGAGCAGGACTCCCTGCTGCGCAGTCTGCGCGCTCAGGCGAACGTGGGCTCCTGA
- the tatA gene encoding Sec-independent protein translocase subunit TatA — MSMPSPTMWLIILAIVLLLFGATRLPKLARSMGQSARIFKDEVKDLREDDRPEEKADAEDREVEGRVIDGETPRTSEAERNNQR; from the coding sequence ATGAGCATGCCATCACCCACGATGTGGCTGATCATCCTCGCAATCGTGCTGCTGCTCTTCGGAGCTACTCGCCTGCCCAAACTCGCGAGGTCCATGGGCCAGTCCGCACGTATCTTCAAGGACGAGGTCAAGGACCTCCGCGAGGACGACCGTCCCGAAGAGAAGGCGGACGCTGAGGACCGTGAGGTCGAGGGCCGCGTGATCGACGGCGAGACCCCGCGCACTTCTGAGGCTGAGCGCAACAACCAGCGCTGA
- the tatC gene encoding twin-arginine translocase subunit TatC, giving the protein MAQPPSQEEIRQLPGAPRSGAKRGRRRRDAEGTMSLKEHLLELRKRLVYAVIAVVVGSIAGFFVYDWLFAALSEPVLTYGEEFEDRQTIISFNAVGQPLDILIRISVFAGIVISSPVWLYQIWAFIMPGLKKSEKRYAIGFIAASVPLFVAGIVSAYMLLPRAIRFFFGLNPEGTANFIEPAVYFTFVLHLFLACGLAMVLPVVLVGINMMGVVSGKDILKSWRWVVMLIAVVSAFAAPGGEVITMFFIMGPLCLLFGLAIGLTLLLDRRRAKKEARREASLA; this is encoded by the coding sequence ATGGCTCAGCCCCCTTCCCAGGAGGAGATCCGCCAGCTGCCGGGCGCCCCTCGCAGCGGAGCCAAACGCGGACGGCGCCGCCGCGACGCTGAGGGGACCATGTCGCTGAAGGAGCACCTGCTCGAGCTCCGCAAACGTCTGGTCTATGCCGTCATCGCCGTAGTGGTGGGATCCATCGCCGGCTTCTTCGTCTACGACTGGCTCTTTGCTGCGCTCTCTGAGCCTGTGCTGACCTACGGCGAGGAGTTCGAGGACCGGCAGACGATCATTTCGTTCAATGCCGTAGGCCAACCGTTGGACATCCTGATCCGCATCTCTGTGTTCGCCGGGATCGTGATCTCCTCACCCGTCTGGCTGTACCAGATCTGGGCGTTCATCATGCCCGGGCTGAAGAAGTCCGAGAAGCGCTACGCCATCGGCTTCATCGCCGCCTCTGTGCCGCTGTTCGTGGCCGGCATCGTGAGCGCCTACATGCTGCTCCCCCGCGCGATTCGGTTCTTCTTCGGGCTGAACCCCGAAGGCACGGCCAACTTCATCGAGCCGGCTGTCTACTTCACCTTTGTGCTTCATCTGTTCCTGGCCTGCGGCCTGGCGATGGTGCTGCCCGTGGTCCTGGTGGGCATCAACATGATGGGCGTCGTCTCCGGGAAGGACATTCTGAAGTCCTGGCGCTGGGTGGTCATGCTCATCGCTGTCGTCTCCGCCTTCGCTGCTCCCGGCGGTGAGGTCATCACCATGTTCTTCATCATGGGCCCACTCTGCCTGCTCTTCGGCCTGGCGATCGGCCTGACACTGCTGCTCGACCGCCGCAGGGCCAAGAAGGAAGCCCGCCGCGAGGCTTCCCTAGCCTGA
- a CDS encoding helix-turn-helix transcriptional regulator produces MSQRAAQEQQADDGVVRALSVAKTVLDAGPSGITRAQLRERVESYRELKASGQDDDSFERMFGRDKEYLRASGVPLTETSDGGDYRYGIDPEEYGLPDLRLTPSERLALRRAQVMFAHSNVRGLEHALWALSPEGMPAQGSETEQTLQASIGSEQEIERLLELSALAMRIPLTFQYTGRGRQGPAARHVVGLGVGARGHWYLYGYDLDRLAPRIFRLDRIHSNVRPLKRLSEEQRRAAEAIAAGTEHSEADVARALEEIPAQESRAALLQGIVAVHTGTAPKVPRLRPVTPRRSSDAAEAKVERVINMAALLLSGQEVRPSELLRRFSITPEQLQRDLLSLSMTGTFGDSYSGDYLEVHPAPPLEAGRFHDEYLAADAPVELTGPAGAAVEAMARPVSLTRHGALGVLIALKALVDFCPPEDEHIADAARTLQRKIADVVPAELVSAAESMALARTPADVRSIAAARAAIRHGHSLRLRYTDAEGRTTERTIEPVQIVQEGPSTYMRAWCREARGERLFQLGRIEQLDLLPEEPRGPEAAELELTEAQRPRAARSSESIDVVLRFAPPAAGTAERFAPERIHRDKEDGTVMIATHFRSSEAAIGYVMAGGGDIEVLQPAELREQVHARAAQELAGQEASG; encoded by the coding sequence GTGTCACAGCGCGCAGCCCAGGAGCAGCAGGCCGACGACGGCGTCGTCAGGGCTCTCTCCGTGGCTAAGACGGTGCTCGACGCCGGGCCTTCCGGCATCACCCGCGCGCAGCTGCGCGAACGGGTGGAAAGCTATCGGGAGCTGAAAGCCTCCGGACAGGACGATGACTCCTTCGAGCGGATGTTCGGCCGAGACAAGGAGTACCTCCGCGCCTCCGGTGTGCCGCTCACGGAGACCAGTGACGGCGGGGACTATCGGTACGGCATCGACCCTGAGGAATACGGTCTGCCTGACCTGCGGCTGACCCCTTCCGAGCGGCTGGCGCTGCGCCGCGCCCAGGTGATGTTCGCCCATTCGAACGTCCGTGGTCTCGAGCACGCGCTCTGGGCTCTGAGCCCCGAAGGGATGCCCGCGCAGGGGTCTGAGACGGAGCAGACGCTGCAGGCCTCCATCGGGTCCGAGCAGGAGATCGAGCGTCTCCTGGAGCTCTCCGCGCTGGCCATGCGCATTCCGCTGACCTTCCAGTACACCGGCCGCGGGCGGCAGGGGCCGGCCGCCCGACATGTGGTCGGACTGGGAGTCGGCGCGCGCGGCCACTGGTACCTCTACGGCTACGACCTGGACCGGCTGGCTCCGCGCATCTTCCGTCTCGACCGCATCCATTCGAACGTGCGGCCCCTGAAGCGCCTCTCTGAGGAGCAGCGGCGAGCGGCTGAGGCCATTGCCGCTGGGACCGAGCACAGTGAGGCCGACGTCGCTCGTGCTCTGGAGGAGATCCCCGCGCAGGAGAGCCGCGCCGCACTCCTGCAGGGAATCGTGGCCGTGCACACCGGCACCGCGCCGAAGGTCCCGCGGCTGCGCCCGGTCACCCCACGGCGCTCATCCGATGCCGCTGAGGCCAAGGTTGAACGGGTGATCAATATGGCGGCCCTGCTGCTCAGCGGTCAGGAGGTGCGACCCTCGGAGCTGCTGCGGCGATTCAGCATCACCCCCGAGCAGCTGCAGCGCGATCTGCTGTCCCTGAGCATGACCGGAACATTCGGCGACTCATACTCCGGGGACTACCTGGAGGTCCACCCGGCCCCGCCCTTGGAGGCTGGCCGCTTCCACGACGAGTACCTCGCCGCGGACGCGCCGGTGGAGCTCACCGGCCCTGCCGGGGCAGCGGTCGAGGCGATGGCCCGGCCCGTCTCACTCACCCGCCACGGCGCGTTGGGCGTGCTCATCGCGCTCAAGGCGCTGGTGGACTTCTGCCCGCCCGAGGACGAGCATATTGCTGACGCGGCCCGAACGCTGCAGCGGAAGATCGCGGACGTCGTCCCGGCCGAACTGGTGAGCGCCGCCGAGTCGATGGCCCTGGCGCGCACCCCCGCGGATGTCCGCTCGATCGCTGCGGCGCGTGCAGCGATCCGTCACGGGCACAGCCTTCGCCTCCGCTACACCGACGCGGAGGGCCGCACCACTGAACGCACCATTGAGCCCGTTCAGATCGTCCAGGAGGGGCCCAGCACCTACATGAGGGCGTGGTGCCGAGAGGCTCGGGGGGAGCGGCTCTTCCAGCTCGGCCGCATCGAGCAGCTGGACCTCCTGCCGGAGGAGCCGCGCGGACCTGAGGCGGCAGAGCTGGAGCTCACCGAGGCCCAGCGGCCCCGGGCGGCCCGCAGCAGCGAGTCGATCGACGTCGTGCTCCGCTTCGCACCGCCGGCGGCAGGGACGGCGGAGCGTTTCGCCCCCGAGCGGATCCACCGGGACAAGGAGGACGGGACCGTCATGATCGCCACCCATTTCCGCAGCTCTGAGGCGGCCATCGGCTACGTGATGGCAGGCGGCGGCGATATTGAGGTTCTTCAGCCTGCAGAGCTGCGTGAACAGGTCCATGCCCGCGCCGCACAGGAATTGGCCGGGCAGGAAGCCTCAGGCTAG
- a CDS encoding FKBP-type peptidyl-prolyl cis-trans isomerase produces MSFGQRTYDRSKPMIDFPGETPPEELIIEELIPGSGPEAAPGDMVSCHYVGVAFSTGEEFDASWNREQTLDFTAGIGQVIQGWDQGLIGMKEGARRRFEIPPHLAYGEQGAGAAIGPNETLIFVVDLMRVEKS; encoded by the coding sequence ATGTCCTTCGGGCAGCGCACCTATGACCGCAGCAAGCCCATGATCGACTTCCCCGGCGAGACCCCGCCCGAGGAGCTGATCATCGAGGAGCTGATCCCCGGCTCCGGTCCCGAGGCTGCCCCCGGCGATATGGTCTCGTGCCACTACGTGGGCGTGGCCTTCTCCACCGGCGAGGAGTTCGACGCCTCCTGGAACCGTGAGCAGACACTCGACTTCACCGCCGGCATCGGCCAGGTCATCCAGGGCTGGGACCAGGGCCTGATCGGGATGAAGGAGGGCGCACGCCGCCGCTTCGAGATCCCGCCCCACCTCGCCTACGGCGAGCAGGGCGCGGGCGCGGCTATCGGCCCCAACGAGACCCTGATCTTCGTGGTCGACCTCATGCGGGTGGAGAAGAGCTAA
- a CDS encoding FKBP-type peptidyl-prolyl cis-trans isomerase yields the protein MLSACGNAEDDGLGDSDALSGVDVTHQDEGAPEVLIHEDIELEENASRVLNAGDGEQVSEDSLLEYHLVAVDPVEGDVLQDSYDQELTPYLPLPAFLGAEGQNQFIGEALSDEGVTVGSDVAVYLRSGDEEAAPDQEDALYVFHIEDQSPAHADGEEVEQSGGLPEIDSTIGEAPELAEQDLEDAPEELSTEVLIEGDGEEIGEEDYVFAQYRGWTWSEGEQFDSSWSDEGTPGEPFEFSMDEEVAAMTQQGAIEGWNEGIPGHRVGDRVLMVIPPELAYGEDGQGEDIGPDETLIFVVDLVKVIDAETVTDIMAQQQQEQQAPQELELSEEEQEQLEELADEMGISTDELEMLAAQLGVESVDQLEEFLGDAEEAEGDADDPENDDADTEEGDE from the coding sequence ATGCTGTCAGCCTGCGGCAACGCCGAGGACGATGGTCTCGGCGATTCTGACGCGCTCTCCGGCGTCGATGTCACCCACCAGGACGAGGGAGCCCCGGAGGTCCTCATCCATGAGGATATTGAGCTTGAGGAGAATGCCTCCCGTGTGCTGAACGCAGGCGATGGCGAGCAGGTCTCAGAGGACTCTCTCCTGGAGTACCACCTCGTAGCCGTTGACCCGGTTGAAGGCGATGTCCTCCAGGATTCGTATGACCAGGAGCTGACCCCGTATCTGCCGCTGCCTGCATTCCTCGGCGCGGAGGGGCAGAACCAGTTCATCGGTGAGGCCCTGAGTGACGAGGGCGTGACAGTGGGGTCTGATGTCGCCGTCTACCTGCGCTCAGGGGATGAGGAAGCCGCTCCTGACCAGGAAGATGCTTTGTACGTCTTTCACATTGAGGACCAATCTCCCGCGCACGCAGACGGTGAGGAAGTGGAGCAGTCCGGTGGCCTCCCGGAGATCGACTCCACCATCGGGGAGGCTCCGGAGCTGGCTGAGCAGGATCTCGAGGACGCCCCCGAGGAGCTGAGCACTGAGGTGCTCATCGAGGGCGACGGCGAGGAGATCGGCGAGGAGGACTACGTCTTCGCCCAGTATCGGGGCTGGACCTGGTCCGAGGGCGAGCAGTTTGACTCCTCGTGGAGCGACGAAGGCACCCCCGGCGAGCCCTTCGAGTTCTCCATGGACGAGGAAGTCGCTGCGATGACCCAGCAGGGGGCCATCGAGGGATGGAACGAAGGCATTCCGGGCCACCGCGTGGGAGACCGGGTCCTGATGGTGATTCCCCCGGAGCTGGCCTACGGCGAGGACGGCCAGGGAGAGGACATCGGCCCCGACGAGACCCTCATCTTCGTGGTGGACTTGGTGAAGGTCATCGACGCTGAGACCGTCACCGACATCATGGCCCAGCAGCAGCAGGAGCAGCAGGCCCCTCAGGAGCTGGAGCTCTCTGAGGAGGAGCAGGAGCAGCTTGAGGAGCTCGCTGACGAGATGGGCATCTCCACAGACGAGCTCGAGATGCTCGCCGCACAGCTCGGGGTCGAGTCCGTGGACCAGCTCGAGGAGTTCCTCGGCGATGCTGAGGAGGCCGAAGGCGACGCAGACGACCCCGAGAACGACGATGCAGACACTGAAGAGGGTGATGAGTGA
- the pafA gene encoding Pup--protein ligase encodes MDRRVIGVETEFGITHRPTSGRGLPPDELARYLFRPVVEFGRSSNIFIPNGARLYLDVGSHPEYATAECADLLDLIAADRAGEAIMHDLALEAERRIAEDGFDGTVYVLKNNVDSAGNSYGSHENYLIPRTTHFRRLSGILLPFLVTRQILTGAGRVVPADETREAHFAFSQRADHMWEGISSATTRSRPIINTRDEPHADAAEHRRLHVIVGDSNMSTTTSLLRYGSTDLVLRMIEAGVPIGDFEMENPIGAIRHISHDITGTAQVRIRGSEPMNAVEIQRGLLERAKRFIAERGAHHEHVDTVLDLWGRTLEAVETGDHSLVDRDIDWAIKKRLVEEVANRGGLGLDHPKLEQIDMAYHDVHPERGLFHLLLRRGRVTDIITEDQVRRAMVEPPATRAAVRGEFLSTARAFGAEAQADWVHHKLVDRPLEAVMVKDPFVPEDSRVEALLDKLGDRQHQLRARSIAEREQGAASLALTDLYARTDADEQAGLPPV; translated from the coding sequence GTGGACCGTCGCGTCATCGGGGTCGAAACCGAGTTCGGCATCACCCACCGGCCCACCAGCGGCCGGGGCCTTCCCCCGGATGAGCTGGCCCGGTATCTGTTCCGGCCCGTGGTCGAGTTCGGGCGCAGCTCCAACATCTTCATCCCCAACGGAGCGCGCCTCTATCTGGATGTCGGCTCGCACCCCGAGTACGCGACTGCCGAGTGCGCCGACCTCCTCGACCTGATCGCCGCCGACCGCGCCGGCGAGGCGATCATGCATGACCTCGCCCTGGAGGCCGAGCGCCGCATCGCCGAGGACGGGTTCGACGGCACCGTCTACGTGCTGAAGAACAACGTGGACTCCGCCGGGAACTCCTACGGAAGCCACGAGAACTACCTGATCCCGCGCACCACGCACTTCCGACGCCTCTCCGGGATTCTGCTGCCGTTCCTGGTGACCCGCCAGATCCTCACCGGTGCGGGCCGAGTGGTCCCGGCGGATGAAACCCGCGAGGCGCACTTCGCGTTCTCCCAGCGGGCCGACCACATGTGGGAGGGCATCTCCTCGGCCACCACTCGTTCTCGGCCCATCATCAATACCCGGGACGAGCCGCACGCCGACGCCGCCGAGCACCGGCGCCTGCACGTCATCGTGGGCGACTCCAACATGTCCACGACGACGTCGCTGCTGCGGTACGGCTCCACCGACCTGGTGCTGCGGATGATCGAGGCCGGGGTGCCCATCGGCGACTTCGAGATGGAGAACCCCATCGGGGCCATCCGCCACATCAGCCACGACATCACCGGCACCGCCCAGGTGCGGATCCGGGGATCTGAGCCGATGAACGCCGTGGAGATCCAGCGCGGCCTGCTGGAACGCGCCAAGCGGTTCATCGCCGAGCGGGGAGCGCACCATGAGCACGTGGACACGGTCCTGGATCTCTGGGGGCGGACTCTGGAGGCCGTGGAGACCGGCGACCACAGCCTCGTGGACCGGGACATCGACTGGGCGATCAAGAAGCGGCTGGTCGAAGAGGTTGCGAACCGTGGGGGCCTGGGACTGGACCATCCCAAGCTCGAGCAGATCGACATGGCCTACCACGACGTTCACCCGGAGAGGGGTCTGTTCCACCTTCTGCTGCGGCGCGGTCGCGTCACAGACATCATCACCGAGGATCAGGTGCGTCGGGCCATGGTGGAGCCCCCCGCGACTCGTGCCGCGGTCCGCGGCGAGTTCCTCTCCACCGCCCGTGCGTTCGGCGCCGAGGCGCAGGCCGACTGGGTTCACCACAAGCTTGTGGACCGACCCCTGGAGGCTGTGATGGTCAAGGACCCCTTCGTCCCGGAGGACTCCAGGGTGGAGGCGCTCCTGGACAAGCTGGGGGACCGGCAGCACCAGCTTCGTGCTCGCAGCATCGCCGAGCGTGAGCAGGGGGCCGCCTCCCTGGCTCTCACGGACCTCTACGCACGGACGGACGCGGACGAGCAGGCCGGGCTTCCGCCCGTCTGA
- a CDS encoding ubiquitin-like protein Pup, whose protein sequence is MAQPQKQPQRPGGGDAPETEQAGQVRGNPQAAAQAEELDSLLEEIDTVLESNAEEFVKGFVQKGGQ, encoded by the coding sequence ATGGCTCAGCCGCAGAAGCAGCCCCAGCGCCCCGGCGGCGGTGATGCCCCGGAGACTGAGCAGGCCGGCCAGGTCCGCGGCAACCCGCAGGCGGCCGCCCAGGCAGAGGAGCTCGACTCCCTCCTGGAGGAGATCGACACTGTGCTGGAGTCCAACGCGGAGGAGTTCGTGAAGGGCTTCGTGCAGAAGGGCGGCCAGTAG
- the dop gene encoding depupylase/deamidase Dop, with protein METEYGIHAPKNPRASHVALSIELVNAYAAHATESGSAVAGTEWDYQSESPLVDARGWVLPRSAAHPTQLTDSSEALTYAAEQEAGAGAVRDALGNVSAGDPSPADAAERGTAASSRSPGSAHWRGDYFQLREGQPQLLMNLVLTNGARFYVDHAHPEYSAPEAIGARRAVLYDIAGDRVARAAAQRLSQEEGSPEVMLYKNNTDNKSVSYGAHENYLVPRSTDFDEIIAGLLPFFASRQIICGAGRLGLGQQAQTPGYQISQRADFFEEQVGLETTVRRPIINTRDEPHAHHDAWRRLHVIIGDSNMSEYSAWMRVGSTALVLDLIEAGRAPQLRLADPVAALKRISHDTTLTTTVRTDRGDLTALDIQRLYLEAAKEHAREQTEPSLPHTAPDTETAEVIEAWEQLINDLSTDVASAADRVDWVAKMQLMESYRRRDSLEWDSPRLGILDLQYHDLREDRGLYYKLVRAGRMRRLFTDDQIAWAAAHPPEETRAWLRGTLVSEYSHLLVGASWDQVLLRAEPDAPLVRIPLAEPRAAARVEAEPVLRAAEDDAGLIDGLERLVGGP; from the coding sequence ATGGAGACCGAATACGGGATCCACGCGCCGAAGAACCCCCGGGCCTCGCACGTGGCCCTGTCCATCGAGCTCGTCAACGCCTACGCCGCTCACGCCACCGAGTCCGGCTCCGCGGTGGCCGGCACCGAGTGGGACTACCAGTCGGAGTCCCCGCTGGTCGATGCCCGCGGGTGGGTGCTGCCCCGCTCCGCGGCACACCCCACCCAGCTCACCGACAGCTCCGAGGCGCTCACCTACGCCGCCGAGCAGGAGGCCGGCGCGGGCGCCGTCCGGGACGCCCTGGGCAATGTCTCCGCCGGAGACCCCAGCCCTGCCGACGCCGCCGAGCGCGGCACCGCGGCGTCGTCGCGCTCGCCCGGCTCGGCGCACTGGCGCGGGGACTACTTCCAGCTGCGGGAGGGACAGCCGCAGCTGCTGATGAACCTGGTGCTCACCAACGGCGCCCGGTTCTATGTGGACCACGCCCACCCGGAGTACTCTGCGCCCGAGGCGATCGGCGCCCGGCGCGCGGTCCTCTATGACATCGCTGGGGACCGGGTCGCGCGTGCCGCCGCTCAGCGGCTCTCCCAGGAGGAAGGCTCTCCGGAGGTGATGCTCTACAAGAACAACACCGACAACAAATCGGTGTCCTACGGCGCGCACGAGAACTACCTCGTGCCGCGCTCCACGGACTTCGACGAGATCATCGCCGGGCTGCTTCCGTTCTTCGCGAGCCGGCAGATCATCTGCGGAGCCGGCCGGCTCGGCCTCGGGCAGCAGGCCCAGACCCCCGGCTACCAGATCTCCCAGCGGGCTGACTTCTTCGAGGAGCAGGTCGGTCTGGAGACCACGGTCCGTCGCCCCATCATCAACACCCGGGACGAGCCTCACGCCCACCACGACGCATGGCGGCGGCTGCACGTGATCATCGGCGACTCGAACATGAGCGAGTACTCCGCCTGGATGCGGGTGGGAAGCACCGCGCTGGTCCTCGACCTCATCGAAGCAGGGCGCGCCCCGCAGCTCCGGCTCGCAGACCCGGTGGCCGCGCTGAAGCGGATCAGCCACGACACCACCCTCACCACCACGGTCCGGACCGACCGCGGCGACCTCACCGCTCTGGACATCCAGCGGCTCTACCTGGAGGCGGCGAAGGAGCACGCCCGCGAGCAGACCGAACCCTCGCTGCCGCATACCGCCCCGGACACCGAGACCGCCGAGGTGATCGAAGCCTGGGAGCAGCTGATCAACGACCTCAGCACCGACGTCGCCAGCGCCGCTGACCGGGTGGACTGGGTCGCCAAGATGCAGCTGATGGAGTCCTACCGGCGCCGTGACAGCCTCGAGTGGGACTCCCCGCGGCTGGGCATCCTGGACCTGCAGTACCACGACCTCCGCGAGGACCGGGGCCTGTACTACAAGCTGGTCCGCGCCGGGCGGATGCGGCGGCTCTTCACCGACGATCAGATCGCCTGGGCAGCCGCGCACCCGCCCGAGGAGACACGCGCCTGGCTGCGCGGCACCCTCGTCTCCGAGTACTCCCACCTGCTCGTCGGCGCCTCCTGGGATCAGGTGCTGCTGCGTGCCGAGCCGGATGCCCCGCTGGTTCGCATCCCGCTGGCTGAGCCGCGGGCCGCCGCCCGGGTGGAGGCCGAGCCGGTGCTTCGTGCCGCCGAGGACGACGCCGGCCTCATCGACGGGCTCGAACGCCTGGTGGGCGGACCGTAG